In Prinia subflava isolate CZ2003 ecotype Zambia chromosome 1, Cam_Psub_1.2, whole genome shotgun sequence, the DNA window AGAAAACTATGGAAAATGAGTGCCAAGCCACCGTTCTGCTGCCCTAAATGATACAGTTCcacccttcctcccctgccaaTGTCAATTCTTACTTTTTACCCAATCACTCCCCTTCCACAACCTCATGTCGCAACTGTTAAGCATCACTTAACCACTATGCAGGAGACTGTGCTCTAGGAGATATTCCTTGAGATAAGCAAGGGCTCCTGTTCTACTTTCCACTCTTCTAATGCATTgatataatatttatttcaaaagaattaTGACTTGATACACTCTCTCCCCCTAGATTCTCAATTCTTATCTGATCTCGAGGCAGTATGAAGAGTATTTATCTTAGCTGCTTGTCACAAACAATGTGACTTAGGTGCTGAAATTTATGTAACATTCATTCAATTTACGTATCATTATGATGTATCAGTATCTTACCAGACTTTTCTCAAACCAAAGCATTAACTGAACGTATTTATGAAcaaaaaacacagaacattttTGGAGTAACAGACAAAAATAAGTTGTTATTTACAAGTAATAGATATAATAAAACTACTACCATTATATGCCTTTTATACACTGTAAATGCAGGCAATTTTTgcattgcttaaaaaaaatttccttaaaCAGAAATTGTTCAGAATTATGTTTGTCCATACACATGTATGTTATGAGAAATACAATagcttttcacatttttaaaattatcagtGTAATTTACATCTTTCTCCCAATATCAAGTGAAGATTTAAAAATGGTGCAAACTGGAACACAAAAACAAGTAGCTATGAATGCTGAAAAACAATAAATTTGGAACATAAGAGTGTTTTAAACTACCAATCTGCGAGAAAAATCCCTAATATTTGGCATGATCATCTCACCACCCACCCCCAAAAATGTCAAAGCTAATTGGCTTAAAGTAACCATGATTATTGCATATTAGATCTTTGGAGAAGCAGAGCTttaaccaaaaatatttttaatgtagcTGAAATATAGACATAGctcagggaagaaagaaaagtagaACACATAATAAGTAATGTTATCAAATCAATCCAGTTAATTTGTTctgtccttgctttgagtaatccCCCATAACTCAGATAATCCAGTTGAGTCAATGGGTTTTTCAGCAAGCACAAGAGCAACAATCCAGTTTTATGTGACCAAGTTTTCATTCTCAAGAAGTCCTTTAAGAATCTTGGTCCTTAATTTATATCACTTAAGTGCTGACAGGTAAATTAACACATATTCCAAACTGGTAACAGGGAAAacatttacctttttttaaacCAGGATATACAAAAGACAATTTGCATAGTTACAATTCAAGCACAAAGTCACTGTAAATAAGTACAAAAGCATTTATAAATTTACTGCTGTTTGTGCCAGCCAAATTAGATAGGTATGAATGTAAACTCAAAGGGATTGAGGAGAACAGTCAGTgtttttgcttaaaaatatgtaGAGAATGcttttaaaggttttaaaaaatattttctgcagcaggaacaaACAGTTCAAACCCCAAAGAAAGCCATCCAAAATGCCCAAATTCCTCCTATACAGCAGAGAAAGTTTGTTCATAGGTTTCCAACCTACATACAAGACGAGGCACTATTTACGCTATTTTGGAATGTGTCCATAATCCTGACATTTCAGTTCAACCCAAGACTTCCAAACCACTCTTCACTTTTAAGTTCCTAGGAAAACCCATCTTCAGAAGGTGGTGCATAAGAAAATCCAACAAATGCATCATCTGCCTCTAGGACACTGGCATTAACAATGTTGTAGTCAGAAGAAACACAAACTGAGTATGGGACCATTTCTTCTGTGAACACTGCATCAAAATTCCCAAtatcatctggtccaacctaGAAAACAGAAGGATCTATCAGTCATCCAATTAATAATACAGTGTTTTAAATTTGTACTTGTCCTTTAGATGCCAAATTGAACTCTCAAGGCTATctattttgttgttattttctattcaagtaaaagaaatttaagGAAGCACACCACTCCATCTCTGAAAATAGGtattaaaaagctgttttttttcatttaggtTGGACTTTTGACCAAATCCTACATTCTTAATGGTCctataaaacatgaaaagaagTCCCTCTTAGGGAGATTAGCTCAGCTGGTTAGAGCACGGTGCTAGGAACAACCAAGTTCAGTCCCCATGTGGGGCATTCACTTAAAAGCTGGATTttatgatccttgtgggtccctctcaactcagaatattctgtgatggGTGATCTGAGATGCAAACACTAACAaccactgccacccccaggcaCCTACCACATTAGGATTAAACGGTGGCGGTATCTTCTTCTGAAGAAGATCAGTCCAGCTGAGAGATTCGAAGAACGGGTGCTTTTGAATTTCAAGCTGCAGCAAACAATAAAGATTTCAGGTATTTCATAATTCCATCCTATGCATTGTAGTAAGCTACATCCTTCATACTACATGCAAATAGGGATGTTCTTATGCGTGTGTCCTTATCAGTTTTTTTATTCACAATTTACTTTGCAAAAAAAGTTGTAGTCAGTAAAAACAGCAATTCAAATTTGTGAGACTGCCTCTATAAACAGTTTTCCTTCTAAGATCACACTTTCTGCTTTTAAGCCCTAAAATCAACAACCTTGAAGTTTACCACAGAGCAAGAATGTTTTCTGTTAGTATCTGTTCCTGCCTTAAAGTTTTGTTAGTTTTTGTAAAGCGTATCACTGTCTGAGAAGCAGCTGCTTCAACAACTCTGCAATGTACTTACTATTTCAGAAGCAGACATCAGCTATGCTAAGTCCTTTCATCTTGCTAAGTTACCAGGTCCACAGACTAACATAAGGACTGCAAACTAAAGACTCCAAAGATCCCACCACTAATGGATGGAGTACATCCTCTGGATCATTCCTCATGGCACAGTGTTGAAGACACCTGGAGCTTTCTCACATCAACTTTTTGTGAACAAAGATTTTGTTGCTACACTGTGAAAATGTCTGCCATGATGTTAAGgctaaaaaaaaagctgctttttgcaTGGAACTAGTGTTCCTCTAAAGGTGACAGCCTTTTCTTTTGATTATTTCCCAGTTTCACTATCAACAGTGAAACCTAAGCTCAAAATACCCCACAACAATCATTGCTTTCCTATCCCCAGCAACTTCCAGGGATAGACCCCACTCGTGTCTttcctgaagaaataaaaaggaggagAACAGAGACAGATGCAGCAATGCAATTTCTATCTCCAACTATTAATCTTGTGTGGTGCACATTAATTTGGTGAGTCCCTTGAAATGAAATAGGGCTTCATAAATGAGGACATTACTTACAAAGTCTTCCCTTGCTCCTAGTCTGCTCTGCCGATCTTTCTCCAGAAGTTCTTCCAGGATAGCCCAGGCTGTAAGACTGATTCCTGGGCGCAAAACCAGGGGTTTATGAAGAATGTTATCGTACATCTCAGCAACATCACGGCAGTAAAAAGGAGGCTAAAAAAATACAAGTTCTACATGAATTTGAAGCCACATGCAATGCTGTTTCATATGTTACATATGATCAGTAAATGATTCTGTAAGAAGTACAAGCTGGTAGCAGTGAAGCAGAAATCTCTTTTTCATGCACTGCTGACTTCTAATTCAGTCATCACCACTGCCAGAACTTTACACTTGATAACTTCTCGCCTTCCTCTACTTCTAAAGTGTTCCCACACTCCCAAGTAGTCAGAGATGCCAGCCAGCTTCAAAGCTCCCACTGAACTTGCCCGAAAAGAACCTGAGAATGGGAAAACAAATCCATCTCCCTATTTAAGGCCCTATGGGAGGAGACAGAACTTGATAAAACTAGAAGAACGGATTCTTACTGCAGTAATTACATATGATTAGAAGAAGCATACCaagattctttttttgttctaatGCTGTCAAAAGCTAGGAGAAAAGCTGagatacataaataaaataaatgtcttttatttATTCCAATATTTGACAAAATTTTCCTTATAAGCTGTTTTATTATTGTGTCTTATCACTGTTGATTCAGTTTACTCTTGCAATTCCTCGAAGTGATGACTACTGATTTTTCTGATGTCTACAAGTTTGCTTTTCCATGAACTGTCAGACATCAAGAGGCAAAGTAAAatccaaaagagaaaaataagtgcTATGTTAAGTACAAGACAATATGTTAATCTGCTTAAATGGAATATTCCAATATTATGAAAAAGTCAGCATCTTTAACAACACTCAAAGGTTACTTCAAAtaaaaggggagaggggaggaaagcaACCTTTACATATCAGATACATACCAGCCCATAAAGCATTTCATAAAGAACTGCACCAAGGCACCACCAGTCTACTGTGTTGTCATAGGGCTGCTTTTTAATGACTTCTGGTGCAAGATActaaaatgaataataaaaaaaagtactttagAGAATCAGGCTAGCATGGATAAAACCTCGGGTTAGGTCACTTCACAGTAAACACTCTCAAGGAAAGTTGCTTCATAACAATCAATGTTTCAGCTAAATACTATACCTCACTCATCCTTCATGCCTTCAAAGGTCTTTCCTGTAATTTAAAGTGTGTTTATCAAGTTTCTAATCCTCTGTTCAGTGAATCTCTCACATGTGTTCAAGCTTCCCATATTCTAAGCTTTCCAGGGTAGTTTTCCCAGTAAAAAGACAACAGAGTTCAATAACTCAGTCAGCAAGTTCAAAGTTTTGTGCATGTGCAGTAATTTGCTTGAGGCACAGGTATTAATTCCCTCTAAACTTACTATGAATCAAAGGCAGGATATGGTAAGTGGATTGACATTGACAAATCTGTGGCAGCTGTTACACAAGCCAACTGTCCCGTGTCTATCAGTTAGGAGACATGGGAGAAAAGGGTATTTGGAAAGGGCTGCaaaaacagaggaaggaagagatgAGGTATGGTCATGTGGGTAGCAAGCAGTGGACACTGCATATTAATAAGAAGAGCAATGAATAGATTTGTAGGGGGCTTgtctttggtttggtttcaggTTGGTACAAGAATGCAAACCTCCCAGCAGTACAAAACACAGTATTTGACCTTCCAGTTACACAAATATTAATAACAGTCAACAGTCATTTATTACTGATAAAAAACCCATGAAAGTTGTCAACATACTTCTGGGGTCCCACAGAAAGTTGCAGTGGTATCAGAAGTTGCAATCCCTTCTTTACAAAGTCCAAAGTCTGTCAACACAACATGACCCTGTGTGTTTAATGAAGAGTGGTATGTTAAAAAGAGAATACACTCAACATGTGAATACACAGAAGTGTCAATTTTGTAAGAGaacacaaaaaccagaaataatcTTGCATACTTACTAGTGAATCTAGGAGaatgttttctggttttaaatccctattaaaaaagaaaaggtagtaaattaaaaatgcagtcaCAAGAGCTTCAGAGGCAAGGGCTCTTACTATTCTTCAGCTGAAAGCTTCAAGTTTTGATGAAATCGTTATGTTCAGGTTTCCCATCAGATGATTTTCTGTAGAGTTTTTTTACTTGCTAATTTGTCCTATTTTGAATTTCTGCCAGACAAGGATACATTTCAGAAACTTACCTGTACACTATATTTATGGAGTGTAAGTAGCCCAGTGCACTGGCTATTTCAGCAGCATAAAATCTGGCTCTGTGCTCAGGAAAGGAACGTTCTCTTTGTAAGTGAAAGAACAGCTGTAAATATGCAAATAGGAAATAAGAACATTACACAGCCGAAACAAATCAGGTTAATAACAGGTAATTTTACAGTgaagaataattaattttgttgtcctcttaaaaaaaaaaagtacaatgAAATAGTTTTACTGCATGACTTAGTCCTTACTTTACTTTCTCCCCTATTTCTCTTTTGTAGCTTAGATGGATAGGTAATTCAAACACATTCCCCTAAAACCTGGACTACTCAAAAGGAACCAGACTAAATCACTAAGCTGTGAATGGAAGTTGGCAAGACTAAATCATGCAAGATTGCCTCCAAGCAGAATATATAACCTGGTGTCAAATAAGTCATCTTTCATTTCTGCAAATGCATGTATTCAAAGACTTgcataattatttatagaactgTATTCTGAACTAACCTAGATGTAGATCACTGTGTGAGATGTATATTCCAAGCTGATCCGCCAGTTCTTTCTACTACTAGAATTGTCTGGCTGCAAATAATTTGAGCAGATACAAAAGTCTAGACAAAGATTAAATTTAAACATACAGATTTAACTATACTACACATTCAACTGGTaaagattttaataaaaatgaagttttctgGTTTCTGTCAACGAAgttcatgaaaaataaaaagccaccCCAGCTTTCCAAGCTTTCCATTCAAATTTGAAAGCTGTTTtgaactgtattttattttgcctgAAACAATACTGGCCACTAAGTTCTGGCCACAATTCAGAGTAGAGCAAACCAAGATTTTGCTAATACAGTCTAAGCAAGGTGACAGTACATTAAACAAGAGAAATGCCCATTTTGTCCCAACTCTGACACAATATAATAAATTCAGCTGTcagtttccttccttccccttttcaAATATCAGCATCTCACCTAATGCAGATGCAAGAGGAAGACAGTGTTAAGTagtgaaaaatgtaaacataACATTAATTCATCATAAAGGTAAATTCATATAACTGTAAAATGTAGTGTTTGTATCTGACAAGCATAAATAAATTTGAAGTTGTCAGTAAGAACAGGGTCCAAACAGCTACAGAAGTCTGAAGCAACAGCAGATAGTAACAGGATTTTCAAAATTGGGAGAATGCTGATCACAGTCCATTGTAAAGGATCATTTCGCTCCTCCCACCTAGAATTAGCAGAACAGACAGActaaaatgcaaacaaaaccaccacatACCTCTCCTCCATTAACAAAATCCAGGACAAAGTAAagcttttctgttgtttggAATGAGTAATGTAATCCAACCAAAAATGGAtgtttcacatttttcaaaagcacaTTACGTTCAGCCATAATATGTTTTTGCTGCAAGAAGTAAGAGATCAATAAGTAAACAGGAATGATTTTGTaattaagggaaaaaacaagGGAGGTGGGTGAAAAAAGACTATTTCTCTTAACCTCTTTCCTATtgagaacaatttttttctgcaacacTTTGACAGCATAGTATTTCCCATCCAGTTTTCGTTTTGCAAGAAGAACctgtgaaattttaaaaaaggaagaaatgtgaTTGTTGCAGTTCACATACTACTGGTAATATTTTATCATTTCAGCATAACTTGAAAGTGTTCACATGCTATTTTTTAACAATACAGTTTCTTCGATTCTAATACAGTCAGTCAACAATGTAATTGCCAATAAAGTGAGTTTACAGTTAGTTCAGTAAAAACTTATCCTGAAAGTGATATCAAGAAAGACTAAATTATAGCATTTGTTTTCCATGACCTGCTAAATCTCTATCAAGAttaatttcagctttctttgagataaattgtaaaaataattgaatgaaaaacaacaacacgAAAAACAATTTGGAAATGGAGATTTCAAGAGGGATTCTCTTTGGCACCCTTGTAAAATATCAATACTTAAGTCACTTTTCAATGTGCTGTTGCTCAGACTGCTCCATAGTATCAGAAGTTTCACAAAATAGTCCATGACAACAAGAGGAAAAGCACGATTTGTACTCCAGCTGCTGCATAAGCACAGAGGtacctcccttcctccctgggGGAAACAGAGGATCCCAACTGCTCttaatgagaaaggaaaaatctcctttttgtTAGTCCCAACAAGTGGCTGAGGCAGCCAGGGAAAAATGGCAGGgccacaaagcagcagcaagagaaaggGTACCAAAGGGATCCAAGAGAAGAGTTTATGGGCCACCCTAGAGCAACACCACTTCTGGAACCTCTGGCCAAGTCTCCAGTCACTGTGCACGAGAAACCAGCCAGCATCCCTGCACCACCATAAGACACAGGAATAAAAGCTCACCTTGCCAAAGCTGCCTTTCCCAATAACTTTCAGGAAATCAAAGTCTGTTGGTTTCGCACTGAAAGATATTTAGAAGGAGACAGGTCATCTGGGTAGAAATTCCAAGCCTCACAGCTGTACAGCAGTGTAGTGTAGCACAGTGGCCTGTAAGCaccctccttttctttgttccaCCCAGCACTGCTTCTGCAGACCTGTCCTCAGACACAACAGCTCTTCATTTTGCAATTCCATTTGCTTCTAGTGAAAGTGTTCAAGTTGCATCCTctgagtttattttatttactaagTTTAACCTTATGATGTAAAGGAGAAGCAAGACCATTCTTTCATTCTCCGTGGCCTAGTTGCTTGTAATTTTTAAGTCTCCATTTCACCATGACATCTCCTGGAGCTTACTTCCAGCTGTCCAAATGGATTCTAAAGCTCACACGACGAAAGGAAGGACCAAGTTTGTTATCTATCCCtcttattttttccattcttccctc includes these proteins:
- the SGK3 gene encoding serine/threonine-protein kinase Sgk3, translating into MDLKESCPSVSIPSSDEHREKKKRFTVYKVLVSVGRNEWFVFRRYAEFDKLYNTLKKQFPTMNLKIPAKRIFGDNFDPDFIKQRRAGLNEFIQNLVRQPELCNHPDVRAFLQMDNPKHQSDPSEDEDERSSRKLNSTSQNINLGPSGNPHAKPTDFDFLKVIGKGSFGKVLLAKRKLDGKYYAVKVLQKKIVLNRKEQKHIMAERNVLLKNVKHPFLVGLHYSFQTTEKLYFVLDFVNGGELFFHLQRERSFPEHRARFYAAEIASALGYLHSINIVYRDLKPENILLDSLGHVVLTDFGLCKEGIATSDTTATFCGTPEYLAPEVIKKQPYDNTVDWWCLGAVLYEMLYGLPPFYCRDVAEMYDNILHKPLVLRPGISLTAWAILEELLEKDRQSRLGAREDFLEIQKHPFFESLSWTDLLQKKIPPPFNPNVVGPDDIGNFDAVFTEEMVPYSVCVSSDYNIVNASVLEADDAFVGFSYAPPSEDGFS